The following proteins are co-located in the Sulfitobacter guttiformis genome:
- the proC gene encoding pyrroline-5-carboxylate reductase — MKNSRIAADGLVLLGCGKMGSAMLAGWLGRGLPPSSVWVQDPFPSDWLKETGVHLNADLPERPAIVLVAVKPQMMAEALPTLRKMGNGHTLFVSVAAGTPIAFFETTLGAETPVVRAMPNTPAAISQGITAIVGNVHAGEKGLDEAEALLLAVGEVVRLSEEAQIDAVTGVSGSGPAYVFHMIEAMAAAGVSLGLPEAMALQLARATVAGAGALAMRSDEDPAQLRVNVTSPNGTTQAALEVLMDAQNGFPPLLKRAVAAAADRSRELANG, encoded by the coding sequence ATGAAAAATTCACGAATTGCCGCAGACGGGCTTGTTTTGCTGGGCTGCGGAAAGATGGGATCTGCGATGCTTGCGGGGTGGCTGGGTCGTGGTTTGCCCCCATCTTCTGTCTGGGTGCAGGATCCATTTCCGTCCGATTGGCTGAAAGAGACCGGCGTGCATCTGAACGCAGACCTGCCAGAGCGTCCTGCCATCGTATTGGTCGCCGTGAAGCCTCAGATGATGGCCGAGGCGCTGCCCACGCTGCGCAAAATGGGTAATGGCCATACCCTGTTCGTGAGTGTGGCTGCAGGCACGCCGATCGCATTTTTCGAGACGACATTGGGAGCAGAAACACCTGTAGTGCGTGCCATGCCCAACACACCCGCCGCGATTTCGCAGGGGATTACGGCGATTGTTGGTAATGTGCATGCAGGCGAAAAAGGTCTGGATGAGGCCGAAGCGCTTTTGTTGGCGGTAGGTGAGGTTGTGCGCCTGAGCGAGGAAGCGCAGATTGACGCCGTCACCGGCGTAAGCGGCTCCGGTCCGGCATATGTGTTTCATATGATCGAGGCGATGGCAGCGGCGGGCGTCTCGCTGGGCTTGCCCGAAGCGATGGCCCTTCAGTTGGCGCGGGCAACTGTTGCGGGGGCCGGCGCGCTGGCGATGCGATCGGATGAGGATCCAGCGCAGCTGCGGGTGAATGTCACTAGCCCCAATGGCACGACGCAGGCAGCCCTTGAGGTTCTGATGGACGCGCAAAACGGATTTCCCCCGCTGCTGAAACGCGCGGTTGCGGCAGCGGCGGACAGATCAAGGGAGTTGGCAAATGGTTGA
- a CDS encoding type III secretion system chaperone family protein, giving the protein MALSEQYIEDDVHPIDIVETLAEHHDWVFDRISDEQIAMEVEGQWRTYQVTLAWSAYDETLRLICSFEMEPPEDKIPALYGLLNDVNDRCWAGAFSYWAEQQMMIYRYGLVLAGGHIASPEQIDTMIGAAVTSAERYYPAMQLVVWGDRTPQDALQVAIAEAYGRA; this is encoded by the coding sequence ATGGCCCTGTCCGAGCAGTATATTGAAGATGACGTTCATCCTATCGACATTGTCGAAACATTAGCCGAGCATCATGACTGGGTGTTCGACCGGATTTCCGACGAACAGATCGCGATGGAAGTAGAAGGCCAGTGGCGGACCTATCAGGTCACCTTGGCATGGTCGGCCTATGACGAAACACTACGCCTGATTTGCAGTTTTGAGATGGAGCCACCGGAGGATAAGATCCCCGCGCTCTATGGTCTGCTCAATGATGTGAATGACCGATGCTGGGCGGGCGCGTTCAGCTATTGGGCCGAGCAGCAGATGATGATTTACCGCTACGGCCTCGTTCTCGCGGGCGGGCATATCGCATCGCCTGAGCAGATCGACACTATGATCGGCGCCGCAGTAACGAGTGCGGAGCGGTATTATCCTGCGATGCAGCTTGTGGTTTGGGGCGACCGGACGCCACAAGACGCGCTGCAAGTCGCCATTGCAGAGGCCTACGGGCGGGCGTAA
- a CDS encoding accessory factor UbiK family protein — protein MQTRNKIFDDLSQIMTNAMGVAQGAKDEAENALKGMMDRWLADRDFVTRDEFDAVRAMAQKAREENEALKARLDALEKS, from the coding sequence ATGCAGACCCGCAATAAAATTTTTGACGACCTCAGCCAGATCATGACCAACGCGATGGGCGTGGCGCAAGGGGCTAAGGATGAGGCCGAAAATGCCCTCAAAGGAATGATGGACCGCTGGCTTGCGGACCGCGATTTTGTGACCCGTGATGAATTCGATGCGGTCCGCGCGATGGCCCAAAAAGCACGTGAAGAGAACGAAGCGCTCAAAGCGCGACTGGACGCACTCGAAAAGTCCTGA
- the lgt gene encoding prolipoprotein diacylglyceryl transferase: MHALIPFPDISPEIFSVTLFGMTFALRWYALAYIVGILAGWRLVLRAAQTPRLWRSDKPVMTANQIEDLLTWVILGVILGGRMGYVLFYQPDFYLSNPAQILRVWEGGMSFHGGAIGVIIAAVLYTGRYKIARVSAGDLVALGIFPGLLLGRLANFINAELWGRPTDLPWGVAFPTEAAQFCPDVIGICARHPSQLYEAMLEGAILGALLVWLAWRRGAFKTPGLIMGTFLAGYGIARFMVEFFRQPDAQFITEGNPLGLALHYGGFGLTMGQLLCLPMIAVGLYFILSAPRRA; the protein is encoded by the coding sequence ATGCATGCTTTGATCCCCTTCCCCGACATCTCGCCCGAGATTTTTTCCGTCACCCTGTTCGGCATGACGTTCGCGCTGCGCTGGTATGCGCTGGCCTATATTGTAGGAATACTTGCAGGTTGGCGGCTGGTGCTACGTGCTGCACAAACTCCGCGGCTGTGGCGCTCTGATAAACCGGTAATGACAGCAAATCAGATCGAGGACTTGCTTACTTGGGTGATCCTCGGGGTGATCCTCGGGGGGCGTATGGGCTATGTTCTCTTTTACCAGCCCGATTTCTATCTCTCCAATCCTGCGCAAATCCTGCGGGTCTGGGAAGGGGGCATGTCCTTCCATGGCGGAGCCATTGGTGTGATTATTGCCGCGGTTCTATATACGGGGCGGTACAAGATTGCGCGCGTCAGCGCCGGCGATCTCGTTGCTCTGGGCATTTTTCCGGGTCTGCTGTTGGGGCGTCTGGCAAATTTCATCAACGCCGAGCTCTGGGGCCGTCCCACGGATTTACCGTGGGGTGTAGCGTTTCCAACAGAAGCTGCGCAATTTTGCCCTGATGTAATTGGTATCTGCGCCCGCCATCCCTCGCAGCTTTACGAGGCCATGCTTGAAGGCGCTATTCTCGGCGCCCTGCTCGTTTGGCTCGCATGGCGGCGCGGTGCTTTCAAAACGCCGGGTCTAATTATGGGGACCTTCCTCGCGGGCTACGGAATTGCACGCTTCATGGTCGAGTTTTTCCGCCAGCCTGATGCGCAGTTCATAACAGAAGGCAATCCGCTGGGCCTCGCGCTGCACTACGGTGGCTTTGGCCTCACCATGGGGCAACTCCTGTGCTTGCCGATGATCGCAGTGGGACTTTACTTTATCCTGAGCGCCCCGCGCCGCGCATGA
- a CDS encoding class I SAM-dependent methyltransferase codes for MSLRDIISAQILAQGPMRIDDYMSICLLHPVHGYYTTHMPFGTAGDFITAPEISQMFGELVGLSLAQAWLDQGAPATFTLAELGPGRGTLMVDAMRAASRVKGFCKAAQITLLEASPSLRAVQADTLADYRPQWIDSLGALPQQPTYVIANEFFDALPIRQFVREGSRWRERQVGVKDGALVFGLGPAQPQPALAHRLEDTRDGDLIEDCAAAAPLLATICKRISGHGGAALVFDYGDWRSVGNTLQAVQNHAPTSPLAEPGDADLTAHVDFEPLVRATVSCTPSRVTPQGVFLERLGITTRAQALAKTLSGKALEGHIAAHRRLTHPQEMGNLFKTFGIVPEGAPMLPGLEI; via the coding sequence ATGAGCTTGCGCGACATCATCAGCGCACAAATCTTGGCGCAAGGGCCGATGCGTATTGATGACTACATGTCAATCTGCCTGCTGCACCCCGTCCACGGCTACTACACTACACACATGCCATTTGGCACTGCGGGCGATTTCATCACAGCACCCGAGATAAGCCAGATGTTCGGCGAACTGGTAGGCCTGTCGCTGGCGCAGGCATGGCTGGATCAGGGGGCACCCGCCACCTTCACGCTGGCAGAGCTCGGCCCCGGTCGTGGCACCCTCATGGTCGATGCAATGCGTGCCGCATCCCGTGTGAAAGGGTTTTGCAAGGCCGCCCAAATTACGCTGCTGGAAGCTTCACCCAGTTTGCGGGCGGTTCAGGCCGATACTCTGGCAGACTATCGTCCGCAGTGGATCGACAGCCTCGGCGCCCTCCCTCAACAGCCGACATATGTTATCGCAAACGAATTTTTCGACGCGCTGCCAATCCGCCAGTTTGTACGTGAAGGCAGCCGCTGGCGCGAACGGCAGGTGGGTGTGAAGGACGGTGCACTGGTATTCGGCCTTGGCCCCGCCCAGCCACAGCCCGCCCTTGCCCACCGCCTTGAAGATACCCGCGACGGTGACCTGATCGAGGATTGCGCCGCGGCTGCACCTCTTCTGGCAACCATCTGCAAACGTATTTCCGGGCATGGCGGTGCAGCCCTCGTTTTTGACTATGGCGACTGGCGCAGCGTCGGTAACACGCTGCAAGCGGTTCAAAACCATGCGCCGACATCCCCTCTCGCAGAGCCCGGCGATGCCGACCTGACTGCCCATGTGGATTTCGAGCCGCTAGTGCGCGCAACGGTCTCCTGCACCCCCAGCCGTGTCACCCCCCAAGGCGTTTTCCTCGAACGCCTCGGAATCACTACACGGGCGCAGGCATTGGCCAAAACCCTCTCAGGCAAAGCGCTCGAAGGACACATTGCTGCACATCGCCGCTTGACGCACCCTCAGGAAATGGGAAACCTGTTCAAGACTTTCGGGATTGTCCCCGAGGGTGCGCCTATGCTGCCTGGATTAGAAATATGA
- the pgeF gene encoding peptidoglycan editing factor PgeF: MTLEILTSDALPVRHGFFTRRGGASSGVFAGLNCGQGSSDQAEIVAINRARVADAMGVSPTHLLGVHQIHSATALPVDAPFVDKPRADALVTSTPGLALSVLSADCQPVLFADAQAGVIGAAHAGWRGALDGVLHATVDAMEGLGAKRQNITAVIGPAISQRAYEVGPEFMESFMDENPEYARYFINGSGDRMLFDLPGFGLNRLRAAGVGHAEWTRHCTFSDAARFYSYRRTTHAKEADYGRLIAAITL, encoded by the coding sequence ATGACCCTCGAGATCCTCACTTCCGATGCGCTCCCCGTACGGCACGGGTTCTTTACCCGCCGGGGCGGGGCGTCCTCGGGTGTGTTCGCAGGTCTCAACTGCGGGCAAGGCTCCTCCGATCAGGCCGAAATTGTTGCAATCAACCGCGCACGGGTTGCCGATGCTATGGGCGTTTCTCCGACGCATTTGCTGGGCGTCCATCAGATCCACTCCGCTACAGCCCTACCTGTTGATGCACCCTTCGTTGATAAGCCCCGCGCCGATGCGCTGGTGACTTCGACCCCCGGTTTGGCCCTCTCTGTGCTGAGCGCCGATTGTCAGCCTGTACTCTTTGCCGATGCGCAGGCGGGTGTGATCGGCGCAGCCCACGCAGGCTGGCGCGGTGCTCTGGACGGGGTACTGCATGCCACCGTGGATGCAATGGAAGGGTTGGGCGCCAAGCGCCAAAACATCACCGCCGTAATTGGCCCCGCCATCAGCCAGCGCGCCTATGAAGTCGGACCCGAGTTCATGGAGAGCTTCATGGACGAAAACCCCGAATATGCCCGCTACTTCATCAATGGCTCGGGGGACCGGATGTTGTTCGACCTTCCCGGTTTTGGCCTGAACCGTCTGCGCGCCGCCGGTGTTGGCCATGCAGAGTGGACGCGGCACTGTACTTTCTCTGATGCAGCGCGATTCTACTCCTACCGCCGTACCACGCACGCTAAAGAAGCCGACTATGGTCGTCTGATTGCGGCTATCACCCTGTGA
- a CDS encoding Hint domain-containing protein, with amino-acid sequence MNSSLPASEGQIAQAAMPKRTYEVAALREDGSLYIGQSTAPAIPLFENAFSAMTHGSLVQTPTGLIAVEDLQPGDLVNTASGEAATLTWVGTSTFSPADAGKRTPLIRIMPDALGQSRPERSLTVGPGARILHTPAALRGVADGKQLLTPASKLVDGVNVIEITPPTATRMFHICLSRHAVINVNGIEMETFHPGATAPREVSHSMRDRFLSLFPRISHLSDFGPLAHPRAPEIDTH; translated from the coding sequence ATGAATTCTTCACTTCCCGCCTCTGAGGGCCAGATAGCCCAAGCTGCGATGCCAAAGCGCACCTACGAAGTTGCAGCGTTGCGCGAGGACGGATCGCTTTATATCGGGCAGAGCACCGCACCGGCGATCCCTCTGTTCGAGAACGCTTTTTCCGCAATGACCCATGGCAGCCTAGTCCAGACACCGACGGGCCTTATTGCGGTCGAGGATCTCCAGCCCGGCGATCTGGTCAATACAGCCTCCGGCGAGGCGGCTACCCTCACGTGGGTTGGTACCTCTACATTCTCCCCTGCCGATGCGGGCAAGCGGACGCCCCTTATCAGGATCATGCCCGACGCGCTCGGTCAGTCGCGCCCCGAGCGGTCGCTCACTGTTGGACCCGGTGCGCGTATCCTGCACACCCCAGCCGCCTTGCGTGGCGTGGCCGATGGCAAGCAGCTCTTGACCCCTGCATCCAAGCTGGTTGACGGTGTCAATGTAATCGAAATTACGCCTCCGACGGCGACACGGATGTTTCACATCTGTCTGTCACGCCATGCCGTGATCAACGTAAACGGGATTGAGATGGAGACCTTTCATCCGGGCGCTACTGCACCGCGTGAAGTGAGCCATTCGATGCGCGACCGCTTTCTCTCGTTGTTCCCGCGCATCAGCCATCTGTCGGATTTCGGTCCGCTCGCCCATCCGCGCGCACCGGAAATCGACACGCATTAA
- a CDS encoding Lrp/AsnC family transcriptional regulator, which yields MAGPRLDPIDRKILAELQADGRMTNVELAKRVGISAPPCLRRVRTLEEQGFIRGYHAQVDARELGFEVQVFAMVGLNSQAEADLSAFEDRCRAWSFVRECHMLNGEVDFVLKCVAPDLSSFQSFLTGQLLTAANVASVKTSLVIRNAKDEPGVPFDVLEERLSVKA from the coding sequence ATGGCCGGACCGCGACTTGACCCGATAGACCGCAAAATCCTTGCCGAATTGCAGGCGGATGGCCGGATGACGAACGTAGAATTGGCAAAGCGGGTTGGCATTTCTGCACCGCCATGCCTGCGCCGTGTGCGAACTCTTGAAGAGCAGGGGTTTATCCGTGGTTATCATGCACAGGTAGATGCCCGCGAACTGGGTTTCGAGGTGCAGGTGTTTGCGATGGTCGGACTGAACAGTCAAGCCGAGGCTGACCTGTCGGCCTTTGAGGACCGTTGCCGCGCATGGTCGTTTGTGCGTGAATGTCACATGCTGAACGGTGAAGTTGATTTTGTACTTAAATGTGTCGCCCCTGATTTATCAAGCTTCCAGAGCTTTTTGACTGGGCAGTTGCTAACAGCGGCCAATGTGGCAAGCGTTAAAACCTCACTCGTCATCCGGAACGCCAAGGATGAGCCTGGCGTTCCGTTTGACGTCTTGGAGGAACGTCTGAGCGTTAAGGCCTGA